In Magnetococcus sp. PR-3, one genomic interval encodes:
- a CDS encoding ABC transporter permease, translating to MCSATKPEDNEQAPGSKMQMVHNAWVIGRLHLHRRYCHSFLGAAWSWMHPVVYLLILWVVFSHLMPHFDNYFVYLAAGLLPWTFFRQGLTVSSTVLIQHRTIFYANPISFEVHVFGTLTAELLHFFSAFLILLLFMVIMGGSVGWHLLGIPLFLLNLILFTYACGLIVAFLTPIYRDINHLLQLFFTFGFWLMPIVYHWSSLSAPYQWLVKYNPLTLVISPFQILLHGGQWPTTKMMLISFGTVAATVWLAWHLATRTQLRQRIIYHL from the coding sequence ATGTGCAGCGCAACCAAGCCGGAAGATAACGAACAAGCCCCCGGCAGCAAGATGCAAATGGTGCACAACGCCTGGGTCATTGGCCGACTGCATCTTCACCGTCGCTACTGCCACTCCTTTTTGGGGGCCGCCTGGTCGTGGATGCACCCGGTTGTCTATCTGCTTATTCTGTGGGTAGTCTTTAGCCATCTTATGCCCCACTTTGACAACTACTTTGTCTATCTGGCAGCCGGGTTACTGCCTTGGACTTTTTTCCGCCAAGGACTAACAGTTAGCTCCACAGTACTCATTCAGCACCGCACCATCTTTTATGCCAACCCCATCTCCTTTGAGGTACATGTGTTCGGCACCTTGACGGCGGAGCTGCTCCATTTTTTTTCTGCCTTTCTCATACTGCTCCTGTTTATGGTGATTATGGGGGGGAGTGTCGGTTGGCACCTGTTAGGTATTCCACTTTTTTTACTTAATCTTATTCTCTTTACCTATGCGTGCGGGTTGATCGTGGCTTTTTTGACCCCGATCTACCGGGATATCAACCATCTTCTCCAGCTTTTTTTCACCTTTGGCTTTTGGCTCATGCCCATTGTCTATCACTGGAGCAGCCTCTCGGCACCTTATCAGTGGTTGGTGAAATATAATCCGCTAACACTGGTGATCAGCCCCTTTCAAATTCTTTTACACGGTGGTCAGTGGCCCACCACCAAGATGATGCTAATCTCTTTTGGGACCGTCGCGGCAACGGTTTGGTTGGCTTGGCATTTGGCCACCCGCACCCAACTGCGACAGCGCATCATTTACCATTTATAG
- a CDS encoding ABC transporter ATP-binding protein — protein MGKIGRHKEPLSTPASSDHAVEVRLEHASIAIPSAANATTLKQALLQRNAPQQTLTILDDVNLQCQAGEHIGIIGHNGSGKSSLLRAIAGIYPLTSGTLTCHGTISANLEKGSGLDMELNLRQNIELGLAVSNRLHHHSAQQEAWILHYAELTEFADQPLKILSTGMRTRLAFALSMVGEADILLLDEVFATGDARYIEKSLTAMHDRIQDSALMFLVSHQMDRIRETCNRVLLMDHGRLIADGPCEEVIKAYVQRNQAGR, from the coding sequence ATGGGCAAGATAGGTAGACATAAAGAGCCCCTTTCTACCCCAGCATCCTCTGACCACGCCGTTGAAGTCCGGTTGGAACATGCTTCAATCGCCATACCCTCGGCAGCCAATGCGACCACGTTAAAACAGGCACTGTTGCAGCGTAATGCCCCCCAGCAGACCCTCACGATTTTGGATGATGTAAACCTACAGTGTCAGGCTGGAGAACATATTGGTATTATTGGCCATAATGGTAGTGGAAAATCTTCCCTGCTGCGGGCTATTGCTGGTATTTACCCCTTAACCAGTGGCACTCTGACCTGTCATGGCACCATAAGCGCTAACTTGGAAAAAGGTAGCGGTTTAGATATGGAACTCAACCTGCGCCAGAACATTGAACTGGGGCTTGCGGTCTCCAACCGTCTACACCACCATAGCGCCCAACAGGAAGCTTGGATTTTACACTACGCTGAGTTAACTGAATTTGCGGATCAACCCCTGAAGATACTCTCTACCGGCATGCGCACACGCCTTGCCTTTGCCCTATCCATGGTCGGAGAGGCTGATATTCTGTTACTGGATGAGGTGTTCGCTACCGGTGATGCCCGCTATATAGAAAAAAGCTTAACGGCCATGCATGACCGCATACAAGACAGTGCCTTAATGTTCCTGGTTAGTCATCAGATGGATCGTATTCGTGAGACCTGTAACCGGGTTTTGCTGATGGATCACGGACGACTTATTGCCGACGGCCCCTGTGAAGAGGTGATCAAAGCGTATGTGCAGCGCAACCAAGCCGGAAGATAA